AGTTATGTGAGGAAACGATTCATGCGCATACATATTAAATTTTCTGGCGCGCCTTCTATTCTGCTTTTAGTTAACACAATCTTAAATATATGTAATGggcattttttcttatttatctgTTTCCAGAACTTCCTAAAGAGCGAAGGCCACCAAGGGAACGAAATGCACACGTGCCTGCATTATTCAGTGACGACGCAGCCGCACACAATTCTTCACGAGAAGTGAGAAACGTTCTTCCCTCAACTACGCAGGAATTTTCTCCCGCTGATTCTTCGTCAGACGGGGAGATAAATGAGAGATTGGCGGCTACGGAAACCAACAATGCTAATGGGCAACTTACTTCGACCCCCAGGGATGCACGGCTTCAAGAAACTGCAATAGTTACTGCGACCCAACCCCTCGATTCTGAGGCAGCTGAGCTTAGGAAGAAGATTGCAGATCTCACAGCAGCCAATAATAAGCTTAGACAACATCATAACGAATCTAAGAACACTGTCAAAAAACTACAGATGCAGGTACGCAAGCTGCAGAAAGAGGCAACTAATTTCTCACGAAATACGAAGTTTTTAAATGAAGACCAAATTCGTGCTCTTTCTCGGAACAACAATCATGGTAATTCGTGGTCAGCGCAAACAGTAAAGCaaggtctaaaaattaaatttgcttgtggaaccaccgGGTATGAAACACTCAGAAAGATTGGCTACCCTCTTCCATCCAGCAGAACGTTAGCAAGAAGAATTCAGGGCCTGAAGTTTCTGCCAGGTATCCTGCATGAAGTGATCGACGTCATGAGGTCGAAAGCAGAGGGAATGGAGGACGTGGAGAAAGACTGCGTTCTCTTTTTAGATGAAATGGAGATAGCACCCGGATTTGAACTCGACCGTGGCGAAGACGTGCTTCTGGGAGGAACGACGTTGCCCTCAAAGCCTGAAGAGCCAGCCAATCATGCTTTGGTGTTTATGCTAGGTGGGGTAAACCAGAGATGGAAGCAAGTGATAGCCTATGAATTCACTGGTAGGCACGTGGACGGCTCTGTACTCAAGGCATATGTCCTGGAAATAGTGCAGATATGCAGCCAGATTTCTCTAAGAGTCCGTGTTATCACATGTGACATGGGTGCAGCAAACCGCGCTATGTGGAGAGAATTTGGCTTTTCGAGCCACCGCCATTCGACAACTTCGTGCTCAATACCTCACCCAACCTTAAAAGGGAAGGAACTTTTTTTCATCTCGGACCcggcacatgtccttaagaacctgAAAGGACAGCTTCTAAGCTCAAAAGTTTTCACACTCAGTGATACTACAGTAAGCAGGAACGGACTGACGGCCTCGAAGGTGAAATTGGAGCATGTACAGGCCGTCTTGGATTATGACGCAGCCAACGAACTTAAGGTAGCACCAAATTTGTCAGAAACCCACATTAGTTGTGGGCACTTCACCAAAATGAAAGTAGGAGTCGCTGTCCAGCTCTTCCGTGAAGCCCCACCAGCTATTCGGTTCCTAATAAAAGAAGGAGTGATTGAGCCAGAGGCCGAAACAACAGCGTGGTTTATGGACCTCGTTTCTAGGTGGTATGCCCTCATGTCATCGCGTCATCCCACCATGGCGCTAAGCCGCAGGAACATTACTAAATATCATGCCGCCTTGGACACACTACGCACGGCAACAGACACCATCAGAGAACTGAAAATGGGCACTGGATCTCAGTGGAAGCCATCGCAAGCAGGGGTCCTAATTGCGACAACGGCTGTCCTTCGCCTTCAAGAAGTGCTTCTTGGCAGTGAAGGGTATGAATTCCTCCTCACGAGCAGGCTGTTGCAAGACTGCCTAGAAAACCTTTTTTCTGTGGTGCGGCTCATGAAGCCAGTGCCCACTGCGTATGACTTGAAGTGTGCACTCCGACTCGTCAGCGTCAGCCACTTTCTTCACACTCCGAGATCAACAAGCTACGAACTTGACGACCGCGAATACCTTGTCGATCTGCTTGCACATAGCAAGAAGgaatgtgcagaaagcgaagtcgaTGAAATCAACGACACGGAAAttctgttcattgaagagctcacGTCAACCGAGTGCCGCATCTTGTTTTACCTTGGCGGTTTTATTTTGAAAGGAATTTTGAAATCTATAACTTGTCCGCAGTGCAAGGCTGCTCTCCTTGGCAAGCCTGACGATCAGTATGCTTCCCTGACTGCACTCAAGGAATACGTCAGGGATGGGCAAAACCTCGTATATCCAAGCGCTGATGTCATGAAAACTTTAAAAAACTACGAGGAACATTTCACCGCTGTCAACTCATGGTGCACAGGCAAATTTTTCACCATGAAGTCGCCACTTCGTTCTCTGATAGCCTATCTCGAAGGCATAGACAAACCCTCAGTGAACACATGCATGGCTCACAAAGAACGAATAAGCAAAATGCTGACTGCTGCATATGCCAGAGTGAGGCTCCGAATTCATCTCCGACAAATTCCGAGCACTCATCCTAGTGGCCACGGAAGCAAGACTTGTGCAGGGGTCAGCCTTGCGTAAGCAAGCTGGAATCTGCAGTTCTGCGAGCCTTTTCCTTCAAAGTCTGAAGTCTGCATCTATATATATAGTGATCACAACTATTTTATCAATTACGGTCTATTTAACATAAATGTCGACTTTTAAAAAGTGCAATAATGTTCAGTGTTCACGTTCCCATTAAACACAAATCTCTAACTTTGTGTGTTTTCATAAGCACTGAATAAATGATTTCATGTTTGCTTGGGTAACAGCTTTTGTATTCATCTGGCTGTTACCAGACGAAAAGGGGACTTTATATTTTATTACCGTTGCTGATGCTGTTTCTTCAAAGCGTGCAGAACCAAGACGTTGTTGCATTGACCGCGTCGGCTGAATTTTCTTACCGATCAAATTCACTCACTTGCATTGGGACATCAGTGAGGTTTCCCATGCAATCCTGTTTACCGCGCCTCCGTTCACGAAGAAAAATGCCCATTCAGCCTTTTAACGCCCTCCGCATAACAGCGCgggagaaagggggttagcccCAGTCGCTGCCGAGCGTGAGATAGGGagccggaaagcggaggagtcCGTTCTCCGCGAGAACGAGCATGCAGTGGGAACGAGAATGgcggccgccgtagcagacgacgcagatgtcctcaccctaagcgggggcgcgcgcatcgaggcaccctaacttGCGCGGTCGGCGCGAAATGCAGTCGGTTGCATTCGGCGCCGGACGACGTCCGAGCGCGCCGAATGCCGCCGGTCGCGTCGGCGCCAGATGCCGCCGGACTGTAGAGGGTCGTGTTTTCGCAAACGTAACGTCGCcatgacgagcgcgcgcgcgctcgtcatgGCGACCTCGTCATGCTCTGACCTGCCCGATTATATTTCTCTTTCAAGTATCAGCTTTATTTGCTCTCTAATGCACGCTTTCTACCTCCAAACTTTGTGATTAAAATTTACTGTTCTGCCGCTCGTTGCACGGTTTTCAGCTCCCTTTCCAATTTCGCAGCTTTACCCCCTCTCCCTCTAATTTCACAATGTGAGATCACTGTTTCCGTTCGTATTTCTTGTCCTCCCAAGTTGGAGTTAGAGAGCGGGATTATAGGGGACAAAACACGGCGTCGTCGCGACAGCGGGATTACAGCTGTAATCGCGGAACTTATCGCGACTAACTCGGGACGCCTAGTGACGTTACGTAATCCGGAAAGGAGAGCGACACACTTTATTGGTATATAAAATCGTATCGGGGCTCTCTGCGCCGGGAGGCCTCGGTCGAGGGTGGCGCCCTCAGTCCAGGACCCCGTAAGGTGAAGCCGCCCGCCGCGCCCTCCTGACCATATCGAAGATCAAGCTGGTCCGGTGTACTTAATGGGGCCACGCCCTGTTGTGCCAGAGCCTTCTATCGAAATTCGCTGCGCAGGCCTCGAACTGAAACCAGACGCCGAGTCGGTCGGTAGATCGTAGGCTCGCCTCGCTGCCCAACGGCCGCCGGCAACTCCACCTGCAAGCCCGAGCCCGGTGCGGACTGGGCCGATGAGTCACCGTCCCAGCGATGCGTTAGATGCAACCGACGTCGAGACCTCTCGTCCACTCGTCCAATTCACACGGCGACAAGCGGCGCTTCCTGATTTGAGGGTTCGAACTGCTTGCTGCTTCAACGGATCCAGGTGCTGTAAAAACCGAGCAGCGCAAAGCGGGAAGAGAGACGGCGAGCGAAGAGACGTCCTCCCGGGTCTTGACCGCGCGCCTTAGCACGAGACCGTTATGCCCTCTGCCCCTGTGCCGACTATGTAACACCCTTGTATAGACTGTACATAAATGTTTCGTTAACTCACCGTCGCCTTGGTCGCTTCAAAGATCAGGTCTGCGCAGCAGTGACAGCAGGCTGGGGTACCCGAAACCCAACAGCAGTGGAAGCAGTGGAACAGCAGTGAAAGCCCGCAGCAGTGGAAGACAGAGGGGGGAAGCTGGTCTGCGCATGCGGGTTGTTGGCCGCTGGGGGAGAGGGCCGCGAGGCGGAGAACCGCGATGATACGGGAGAGAGAGCACCGGAGATGATGGCCTCACATAGCGCCCCCGTTGCGCCACCTGGAAACCGTGTGGACGGTCGCATCTGCGCCTCCGAGGGGAGGTCGGGTAGCCCAAACAAATGGCGCAGAAAGCCAGTTTTGCCTCTTTCAACCCCTATAACGCTGGTTGCGTTCAAAGGTGCATTGCAATGCCGAGCTCCTTGTTGGGGTATCGTTGAGCCAGGTGAGAATCCACGCGTGAACACTGCCTCGTAAACTTTGCCGCATATAGATTACAACAGGGCACATTGAATTTGCTGCAATTTTTATTTAATATTGCCACACGGTGTGGCACAGCAAGTGGACTGAAGAAGataacgaggttcgtctcggaaTCGCGCGTCAACGTttaggtttcgtgaagtacaaacgcctggatccccattcagcgtgtatacttcagcagggtatacgcgacaatatttcCGACGGTTCTCAGCAACACATTGTTGAAAACTCCGTAAAGATCCAAAGCGCAAATAGGAGAAATTCGATAATTTTCCACAACGCTCGTAGTTACCCTTGTTCACGCATTTTCGACACTTCCAATATTCATTACAAAATTTAAATTTTACTGCGCCCGCTCCAACGTTTCTCTGAAGAAATTCCTTTAACATTTGAAGTACACCTCCTGCACCGCATCTAGTGGCAACAAAGTCTCTCTGTACAACAAAAAGAGAGCATCTGGGGCCCTGATAAGCTCTTAAAGCGTGGATTCAGATGCTGGATTGAGTGTCGCGTGACAGCCTTGCGGTGTTTTCGGTGAAAAGGCTCCTCCATCACCAATAGTTTCCTTTCATAAACTATATTCTCATGCGACTATTCAAATCTTATACAAACACGCAAGTATCTaggagaaagagaagaaaatgtTAAAGATCTTTCTTCAAAGGGCACAGATTTCGCGAGCTCGTGGAGAGGTCCATGACGCGTAAGAAAATGAATCCGGAGTTTACGACTTTGAAGTTACAGCAGATGCGCAGATATGCCGATAGCCCGTAGAGGATAATCAACCCGATATATCGACTCTTCACATTAGGTAACTCTGCACCGGGAGCAGCGCCAGCAAATGTTTTTCGTGCTTTCGAGCCGAGGCAATGTTACGATGGTGCTTTCACATAGAGGAATTTCACTTTGCCCCTCACATCAGCCTCATTGCGTCGCGCAGGGAGCGGCCGAGAGATGGCGCTTTCCCatctacccgctgccccggatccCTGGGCCATGGAGTCGTAAAAGATTCCCCAGCAGCATAAATAGGATTGAATTAGTCGGTTTTACGACTGTCGGCAGCCGGTTCATTGCCGCGCGTGCAGCTGTAAGAGTTTACTTACTCATTGGAATTGCGAAAGAAAAACAGAGAAGCAATGCAAAGCGGCAGGCGCTCGAAACGCAGCCCTACACTTTCTGTGGAGAGAATACGCAGCCAAGATATCGCGAGGTTCAGACAGCTGTGAGATGGAGACGGCGGGAGCCAGTATACtgataaaaaaaagataaaataacCTTCGCGAATGTATGTCAACCGAAGCAACGTATACAGCAAAGCCAGCGAGGCTGCATAAGCGATTTCTCGCACCCTTTGGAGGTCCTGGGGTTCTGTTTTGCCACTGCCCTAAATCTAAGGAAGACTTTGAAAACACTTCATTATATGCGGCGCAATTCTCTCGCTACGACCCAGCATTTTTATATGCCTCACTATATGAGAAGGCCATGATATCATGTTTAATTTTATACTATAGGCCATTGTGGTATGATAGCAAATGATGATGCAGATAAgacagctcggacgtcaaacaaagaagaccgctgcgtccccattcttCTCTCAAGGACAGACCCTGCGAGGCAGCTTCGCGTTCTAGCATGCGCACTCTCGTTAGccgagtggaataccgcacatacaaggtgcaccagACTGCATAGACCaaacccttcgctgcaactcggacctccggccggactgcaccgacgcgaagtgTCTCTTCACTGTCGGTTGTGAGTTGCCTTCAGTCTTGCATGCGATGtctgcggatgcgaggagaacattaaCCACTCATTGTGCGGCTGTGCCCAATTTGAAGCACAAGGACAACCTATGTTCAACGAATTCAGGAAACTCGATGATCGTCtcctgagtgaacagacaatactagaacaccgtcccccttgatcatcggctcagaaggcagtgaagacacttttgtgctttctgagaacgtctgtcttgtgcgagcgcctttgactctgcAGTACTGTCCGTGTACGTCTCTCTCCCCCTTGTTTCTGTTCCCTTTCTCCCTtgccccagcgcagggtagccaacctggctcttgactggttaacacacacacacacacacacacacacacacacacacacacacacacacacacacacacacacacacacacatatatatatatatatatatatatatatatatatatatatatatatatatatatatatatatatatatatacgtccttcttcgtgatcttgttcagacagcgataatcgacgcagaaaagtagggttccgtcctttttcttcaccaaggaggatgcccacgggctttttgacggctggatgatgtcgtcgcgcagcatctcgtcgacttggtgccttatagcttcacgttctcgcgtagaaactcgatgagggctctggcggagtggtcgagcacactcttcggttattatgcgatgctttgcgacttgtgtttgtcgaatccttgatgacatcgaaaagcactatttgtgtcgtcgaagtagacttctgagctgttgttgcttaatcgtggggagacttggatttatgccgaagtctggttcgggaactacggtcatcggggtacatgcggtagaatccgagaggacaaacgcattgctggtttccagaatttcctcgatgtgtgcgatcgtcgtgcccttgttgatgtgcttgaactcctggctgaagtttgtcagcaatactttcgtgtttcctccgtgcagtcgagcgatcttTCTTGCGACGCAAACttcgcggtcgagcagtagacgttggtcgccttcgatgacgccttctacgtcagcaggtgtttcgatgccgaccgaaataacaatgctggagcgaggcgggatgctcacttgatcttcgagcacactcaaggcgtggtgactacgagggctctccggcggtatccgatgattgcgccgtgttggttcaggaagtccatgccgagaatgacgtctcgtgaacactgttagaGGATGACGAAGGTggtagggtaagtccggtcatgaatggttattcttgccgtgcagaatGCAGTccgcgtgatgaggtgtcctccagcggtccgaatttgagggccttcccatgcggtcttaactttcttcaactgggcggcgatgggtctactcatgacggagtaatcggctactgtgtctactaaggcggtgactgcgtggccgtcaagaAGCACGTTGAGGTCGGTAATTCTTtgccttgcgttacagttaggtcttggcgtcggatcatggctgcgtggcgttgacctgtggctggtatgtgacgtcgtcaggtcgtctttcgtcgtcgtattctttgcttccagacttcgtcgggacggcggcgtgtcgttatgtcgtcgaggtagtttcttcggcgtcttcgtcagcggcggaggatcttcgtcagttcgacgaacattaaccgcacctccatcggttgctgcttttagttttccggatatgggctcgcagagcggacccgtgctgggccagtgtatggaccgCGCTGCgtcgacaggtagcggcctggtgacggcgaacgggacggtcgtcgagagctccactgagtagcggcgaggtagtcggcgatgtcacgagggcgttcaccttcccgaggcgGTGGTTGGGGGCGGTGgttgggggcgcgccaaacgtctgtcttcctcgggtagctgcgctgggcgacgggtgggcgtgctggtggcggcggcggtggtcgacggaatcgcggcgttacagggccctggcgtggacttggagggggaccttgacggcgggcgacggcggcgtaggtcatcgcttctggctggggctgcgatgattttggttgtacctcgggaactccgaataatcgctggacttctttgacaatttcggcgattgaggccacttgaggctgcgatgaagggaagattctttgaagctcctctcgtacgactgcccggatggtctcgcgcaggtcgtcagtGGCCATTGaatgaactccggcgtagcttgttgggtTGGTGCGGGGGTCGATTTGCCGgctccgcatttccagtgtcttctcgatgctcgtcgcctcacgaagaaactcatcgacggtcttcggtgggcttcttaccattccggcgaaaagttcctcctttacaccacgcatcagtaggcggactttct
The sequence above is drawn from the Dermacentor andersoni chromosome 7, qqDerAnde1_hic_scaffold, whole genome shotgun sequence genome and encodes:
- the LOC129381257 gene encoding uncharacterized protein, with the translated sequence MPGCCVPQCSNHSRNGWRMFHFPRDPKRRLLWLVRVKRDKWQPTNSSCVCSAHFEASSFEQNRADGWKKLKPNAVPTVFPFKELPKERRPPRERNAHVPALFSDDAAAHNSSREVRNVLPSTTQEFSPADSSSDGEINERLAATETNNANGQLTSTPRDARLQETAIVTATQPLDSEAAELRKKIADLTAANNKLRQHHNESKNTVKKLQMQVRKLQKEATNFSRNTKFLNEDQIRALSRNNNHGNSWSAQTVKQGLKIKFACGTTGYETLRKIGYPLPSSRTLARRIQGLKFLPGILHEVIDVMRSKAEGMEDVEKDCVLFLDEMEIAPGFELDRGEDVLLGGTTLPSKPEEPANHALVFMLGGVNQRWKQVIAYEFTGRHVDGSVLKAYVLEIVQICSQISLRVRVITCDMGAANRAMWREFGFSSHRHSTTSCSIPHPTLKGKELFFISDPAHVLKNLKGQLLSSKVFTLSDTTVSRNGLTASKVKLEHVQAVLDYDAANELKVAPNLSETHISCGHFTKMKVGVAVQLFREAPPAIRFLIKEGVIEPEAETTAWFMDLVSRWYALMSSRHPTMALSRRNITKYHAALDTLRTATDTIRELKMGTGSQWKPSQAGVLIATTAVLRLQEVLLGSEGYEFLLTSRLLQDCLENLFSVVRLMKPVPTAYDLKCALRLVSVSHFLHTPRSTSYELDDREYLVDLLAHSKKECAESEVDEINDTEILFIEELTSTECRILFYLGGFILKGILKSITCPQCKAALLGKPDDQYASLTALKEYVRDGQNLVYPSADVMKTLKNYEEHFTAVNSWCTGKFFTMKSPLRSLIAYLEGIDKPSVNTCMAHKERISKMLTAAYARVRLRIHLRQIPSTHPSGHGSKTCAGVSLA